A window of the Bacillota bacterium genome harbors these coding sequences:
- a CDS encoding YciI family protein, with product MKQWIYVLRPVRAGLATTPTAEEDMAVERHFAHLQSLLAAGRLIVAGRTLEDSPFGIVIFEAETEAEARSIMEADPAVQEGVMTAVLHPYRVALGRGG from the coding sequence GTGAAGCAGTGGATCTACGTCCTCCGACCCGTCCGCGCCGGGCTGGCGACCACTCCTACGGCCGAGGAGGATATGGCCGTAGAACGGCACTTCGCCCACCTACAATCCCTGCTGGCTGCGGGCAGGCTGATCGTGGCCGGCCGGACGCTCGAGGATTCGCCGTTCGGCATCGTCATCTTCGAGGCCGAAACGGAAGCGGAGGCCCGCTCGATCATGGAGGCCGATCCCGCCGTTCAGGAAGGGGTCATGACCGCCGTCCTGCACCCATACCGGGTGGCCCTGGGGCGGGGCGGGTGA
- a CDS encoding ABC transporter permease has product MKILRLAAGAFVAAHGLIHLMGFAAYWPLATLPDLPYKTTLLSGRWDVGGVGMKVMAVFWLLAALCYALSVAGFLSGKGWWRPFMLGATALSTVLCVLDWAAAYRGGIIDLAIFAWLGLEYLILGGRNRGVSAPVSQKEEA; this is encoded by the coding sequence TTGAAGATCCTTCGTCTGGCCGCGGGCGCCTTCGTGGCCGCCCATGGTCTCATCCACCTGATGGGCTTTGCGGCCTACTGGCCGCTGGCGACCCTGCCCGACCTACCTTACAAGACCACCCTGCTGTCTGGACGCTGGGACGTGGGTGGAGTTGGGATGAAGGTCATGGCGGTCTTCTGGTTGCTTGCCGCCCTGTGCTATGCCCTCAGCGTCGCCGGCTTTCTCTCCGGCAAGGGCTGGTGGCGGCCGTTCATGTTGGGCGCGACCGCGCTGTCGACGGTCCTCTGCGTCCTTGACTGGGCCGCCGCCTACCGGGGCGGGATCATCGACCTGGCGATCTTCGCCTGGCTCGGGCTGGAGTACCTGATTCTGGGCGGCAGGAACCGCGGGGTATCAGCCCCCGTTTCTCAGAAGGAGGAAGCGTGA
- a CDS encoding LuxR C-terminal-related transcriptional regulator produces the protein MEQLYRRNLTIASITAEAEGEPVYRHHTLFSRLLARQLERELPGEIVELHRRAARAQTTPGRAIAHYLTAGLWEEAAELMVQSGADLLARGMSETIRSRYHALPAQARATHPRLSVLMGRCEIHRGDYAAAGPLLSQARVAFVAAGDLAGEAGALTSLITLAYQNDDRAGAAGLVDRALGLPLGPMGRVAAMLARAWLRLSGGDWAACRGDLGEALGVLRATGDRPAALMAITYMSAAPMAAVPGCLELTESCCAVTGDLALPDTALRLGADELSLWPLVLRGRTDAALAVAGEVEALRQRVGGYPVLGNDSAVLLAVLQTARGDLAAAGRAVDALVQRLDRAPRSKRMLHLHAAGRTMALLGRRTEAEEMHRRLAALNDDLPLTAFLRDHLAGLLALLADRPDQAEDILIRATEWEARLPIARVGGSARLLLARLLLDQGQTEAALAAVTAVLGAWDEAGTPGCAIFDGPAGLPALRLAAEHGHGGAARLLPLFSSPTGARRPWPAAPGVSGPAGDQVALSEPLTQREGEVLRLIVAGRTNRQIAQELFIATETVKSHVVHIFRKLDVTSRTQAAIRGRELGF, from the coding sequence TTGGAGCAGCTCTACCGGCGGAACCTGACCATCGCCTCGATCACGGCGGAGGCTGAGGGCGAGCCGGTCTACCGGCACCACACCCTCTTCTCCCGGCTGCTGGCCCGCCAGCTCGAGCGCGAACTGCCCGGGGAGATTGTGGAGTTGCATCGCCGAGCGGCCCGGGCCCAGACGACGCCTGGTCGCGCCATCGCTCACTACCTGACGGCCGGCCTATGGGAAGAGGCGGCCGAGCTGATGGTCCAGTCCGGCGCGGACCTTCTCGCCCGCGGCATGTCCGAGACGATCCGAAGTCGGTACCACGCGTTGCCAGCGCAGGCGCGGGCCACCCATCCCCGCCTGTCCGTCCTGATGGGCCGCTGCGAGATTCATCGAGGGGACTACGCCGCCGCCGGCCCCCTCCTGAGTCAGGCGAGAGTGGCCTTCGTCGCGGCCGGAGATCTCGCCGGCGAAGCTGGGGCCTTGACCTCCTTGATCACCCTGGCCTACCAGAACGACGACCGGGCCGGGGCGGCCGGGTTGGTGGACCGCGCGCTGGGGCTGCCCCTCGGCCCCATGGGCCGGGTGGCGGCCATGTTGGCCCGAGCCTGGCTGCGCCTGTCCGGCGGTGATTGGGCCGCGTGTCGTGGGGACTTGGGCGAGGCCCTCGGTGTCCTCCGGGCTACGGGTGACCGGCCGGCCGCGTTGATGGCAATCACCTACATGAGCGCTGCCCCCATGGCCGCCGTCCCCGGCTGCCTGGAGCTGACCGAGAGTTGCTGTGCCGTGACCGGCGACCTCGCCCTCCCGGATACGGCCCTCCGGCTGGGGGCCGATGAGCTGAGCCTCTGGCCCCTGGTCCTACGCGGGCGGACCGATGCGGCGTTGGCCGTGGCCGGCGAGGTCGAGGCCCTGCGGCAGCGGGTGGGCGGCTACCCCGTGCTCGGGAACGACTCGGCCGTGCTCCTGGCGGTCCTCCAGACGGCGCGGGGTGACCTGGCGGCTGCGGGGCGGGCCGTCGACGCGCTGGTCCAACGGCTTGACCGGGCCCCCCGCTCCAAGAGGATGTTGCACCTTCACGCCGCTGGCCGGACCATGGCCTTGCTGGGGCGCCGCACCGAGGCCGAGGAGATGCACCGGCGCCTAGCGGCTCTGAACGACGACCTCCCGTTGACGGCTTTCCTCCGCGACCACTTGGCCGGGCTACTGGCCCTCCTGGCCGACCGCCCAGACCAGGCGGAGGACATCTTGATCCGGGCCACCGAATGGGAGGCTCGGCTCCCCATCGCCCGGGTCGGCGGCAGTGCCCGACTGCTGCTGGCCCGGTTGCTGCTGGATCAAGGGCAGACCGAGGCTGCCCTGGCCGCCGTCACCGCAGTCCTCGGGGCTTGGGACGAGGCGGGCACGCCCGGCTGCGCCATCTTCGACGGCCCGGCCGGTCTGCCGGCCCTCCGGCTGGCGGCTGAGCACGGCCACGGCGGGGCCGCCCGCCTGCTGCCTCTCTTCTCATCGCCGACCGGGGCCCGGCGGCCTTGGCCGGCGGCGCCCGGCGTTTCGGGACCGGCGGGAGATCAGGTCGCTCTATCGGAGCCGCTCACCCAGCGCGAAGGTGAGGTGTTGAGGCTGATCGTCGCCGGCCGCACCAATCGACAGATCGCCCAGGAGCTCTTCATCGCCACCGAGACGGTCAAGAGTCATGTGGTCCACATTTTTCGCAAACTCGACGTCACTTCGCGGACCCAGGCCGCCATTCGGGGCCGAGAACTCGGGTTCTGA
- a CDS encoding flavodoxin domain-containing protein translates to MKTVVVYSTKHGATRRYAETLARELPGEVTLVNLRENPNVDLSPYEQVVIGACIYVGQVRKEVKDFCARNLETRATGALHLLPVRRR, encoded by the coding sequence GTGAAGACAGTCGTGGTCTATTCGACCAAGCACGGGGCCACCCGGAGGTATGCCGAAACCCTGGCCCGCGAGTTACCCGGGGAGGTTACCCTGGTCAACCTGCGGGAGAACCCGAACGTCGACCTCTCCCCGTATGAGCAGGTGGTCATCGGGGCCTGCATTTACGTGGGTCAGGTGCGCAAAGAAGTCAAGGATTTCTGCGCCCGGAACCTGGAGACCCGAGCGACTGGGGCTCTTCATCTGCTGCCTGTACGACGGCGTTGA